The Coffea arabica cultivar ET-39 chromosome 3c, Coffea Arabica ET-39 HiFi, whole genome shotgun sequence genome contains a region encoding:
- the LOC113735092 gene encoding protein MAIN-LIKE 2 gives MDMHSSNPGPIDDSVLYDQDKHVSAAVWEGQERGALRCHEHTSKLDRWVLTDKQIELVKKAGFGFLRLIPAISLDNPLISALVERWRRETNTFHFTVGEMTVTLEDVAYLLGLPIDGEPVIGVTYTTCDAVCVKYLGKGPDSGYTSGGMVKLSWLKESFSHCPEDASDEDVECYTRAYLLYLVGSTIFSTTTGNKVPVMYLPLFEDFEEAGKYAWGAATLSFLYRALGNASLKSQSTISGCLTLLQCWSYYHLNVGRPRLKHDPIHECFPFVLRWKGKQSGPTSNRDVAFYRKALDSLKASDVNWSPYTNIGHTVIPVNIINSLILGRSKTMLICFDKAERHLPDRCLRQFDMTQTIPEDVQKWERKSRGVDGGVDLSLKMESELNEWSYRRLHIVEAEEDVEESEYMHWYLRITRKLVGRPIPISSEFQRMNAALRDIAHVADTLSTHGMDDQQIQAVSRIRYVAHECLRDQFGVSLVVASVPNEVGKRTRGKEKVRRKGMGKRRKKEDTDHHSLYRLNPMASQLVSYPAENELDHALQCLPPSETENVRASLMVHKVDEVEVCDDSNEVDDLHFRHTAEEDDDDQPSQGASESAAELPCTATEVVQQPSLESTEDVARQVEAH, from the exons ATGGATATGCATTCAAGCAACCCTGGTCCAATTGATGATTCTGTCCTTTATGATCAAGATAAGCATGTCTCAGCTGCTGTTTGGGAGGGGCAG GAACGAGGTGCACTTAGGTGCCATGAACATACCTCAAAGCTGGATCGCTGGGTTCTTACTGATAAGCAAATTGAATTGGTAAAGAAGGCTGGATTTGGTTTCTTGAGATTGATACCTGCTATTAGTTTGGATAACCCACTTATCTCTGCGTTGGTTGAGAGATGGAGAAGAGAAACAAACACATTCCATTTCACTGTAGGAGAGATGACAGTGACTCTGGAAGATGTCGCATATTTGCTGGGGCTACCAATTGATGGTGAACCAGTTATAGGTGTTACATATACCACATGTGATGCAGTATGTGTCAAATATTTAGGAAAAGGACCAGATTCTGGGTACACGAGTGGTGGAATGGTGAAACTTAGCTGGTTGAAAGAGAGCTTCTCTCATTGTCCCGAGGATGCTTCAGATGAAGATGTTGAGTGTTACACCCGTGCCTATCTTCTTTATCTTGTTGGTAGCACAATATTTTCAACAACCACTGGTAACAAAGTCCCTGTGATGTACCTTCCGTTGTTTGAAGACTTTGAAGAAGCAGGGAAATATGCATGGGGTGCAGCAACATTATCTTTTTTGTATAGAGCGCTTGGTAATGCCTCATTGAAATCTCAGAGCACAATTAGTGGTTGCTTAACTCTGCTACAG TGCTGGAGCTACTATCATCTTAATGTTGGTAGACCTCGACTTAAGCATGATCCAATCCATGAATGTTTTCCATTTGTGCTCCGTTGGAAAGGTAAACAAAGTGGTCCAACATCAAATCGTGATGTAGCCTTCTACCGTAAAGCATTGGACTCCCTCAAGGCATCTGAC GTAAATTGGTCTCCTTATACAAATATCGGTCATACTGTTATACCAGTAAATATTATAAATAGTCTCATTCTTGGGAGATCAAAGACAATGTTGATATGCTTTGACAAAGCAGAGAGACACCTTCCAGACCGTTGCCTGAGGCAGTTTGACATGACTCAAACAATCCCAGAAGATGTACAAAAGTGGGAGAGGAAGAGCCGTGGAGTAGATGGCGGGGTAGACCTCTCTTTGAAAATGGAATCAGAGCTCAATGAATGGTCATATCGCCGTCTCCATATTGTTGAGGCTGAAGAAGATGTCGAGGAAAGTGAATACATGCACTGGTACTTGAGAATAACACGCAAGTTGGTTGGTAGGCCCATACCGATCTCATCGGAGTTTCAGAGAATG AATGCAGCACTGAGGGACATTGCCCATGTGGCAGATACTCTTTCCACGCATGGGATGGATGACCAACAGATACAGGCAGTGTCAAGAATCAGGTATGTTGCACATGAGTGCTTGAGGGACCAGTTTGGGGTTTCATTGGTGGTGGCCTCCGTGCCAAATGAAGTTGGGAAAAGGACAAGAGGGAAGGAGAAGGTAAGGAGGAAGGGCATGGGAAAacggagaaaaaaagaagacacAGATCATCATAGTTTGTACCGCTTGAATCCCATGGCCAGTCAACTAGTTTCATATCCTgcagaaaatgagcttgatcATGCGCTGCAGTGTCTTCCTCCAAGTGAGACAGAGAATGTACGGGCATCTCTTATGGTTCACAAAGTTGATGAAGTAGAGGTTTGTGATGATTCTAATGAGGTTGATGATTTGCACTTCCGCCATACAGCTGAAGAAGATGACGATGATCAACCTTCACAGGGAGCAAGTGAAAGTGCTGCAGAGTTGCCTTGTACAGCTACTGAGGTTGTTCAACAACCCTCTCTGGAAAGCACTGAGGATGTTGCTCGGCAAGTGGAGGCACATTAA